A genomic segment from Psychrobacter arcticus 273-4 encodes:
- the nqrM gene encoding (Na+)-NQR maturation NqrM → MLSQLLPMLAITFTVFMLFFIFMGIGYMVNKKPLRGSCGGVAKLMGNEKCSYCGDDPNKCDSIIAEQQENALKAAQLGKSV, encoded by the coding sequence ATGCTTAGCCAACTGCTTCCCATGCTTGCTATCACCTTTACCGTATTCATGCTGTTTTTTATCTTTATGGGTATCGGTTATATGGTCAACAAAAAGCCGCTTAGAGGGTCTTGTGGCGGTGTTGCCAAATTAATGGGCAATGAGAAATGCTCATACTGTGGTGATGACCCTAATAAATGCGATTCTATAATCGCAGAACAACAAGAGAACGCTTTAAAAGCAGCTCAGTTGGGCAAATCGGTGTAA
- a CDS encoding tetratricopeptide repeat protein encodes MTTRQPKTEADVLAETANLILDKYFHNQKNICTYDKIELARMLGLAEDNKKSDYALFHFIKALRYVVLGNFNEAINSYEATLRIPNSHAGILSNYATTLIILGELEQAKEMLIKCLNETDDGVSNLEYFANIIELYLLSTLDETLLQHAGNMKDSTLDKYSNILKLKTDINKIDISIQDYQEFTGVLIKFIFDKTRQIYQPRFSIDNGLDRQLNIEAFLNINPEEASYLNTEFRNQYLDYIFDNERHDLLGKFVVFFRQNKNREDGTEKPKAFYLGTNRELEA; translated from the coding sequence ATGACAACACGTCAGCCTAAAACTGAAGCAGATGTATTAGCTGAGACTGCTAATCTAATCCTAGATAAGTACTTTCATAATCAAAAGAATATATGTACCTATGATAAAATTGAGTTAGCAAGAATGCTAGGTCTAGCAGAAGATAATAAAAAATCAGATTATGCATTATTTCATTTTATAAAAGCTTTGAGATACGTTGTGCTTGGGAACTTTAATGAAGCTATAAACTCATATGAGGCTACTTTAAGAATACCAAATTCACATGCTGGTATCCTTTCAAATTATGCTACTACTCTTATTATTTTAGGCGAGCTAGAACAAGCCAAGGAAATGCTTATCAAATGTTTGAATGAGACAGATGATGGTGTATCAAATCTTGAATACTTTGCTAACATTATTGAATTATATTTATTATCTACTTTAGATGAGACGCTACTTCAGCACGCTGGAAATATGAAAGACTCTACCCTAGATAAATACTCAAATATCTTAAAACTTAAGACAGATATCAATAAGATTGATATCTCTATTCAAGATTATCAAGAGTTTACTGGTGTCTTGATAAAATTTATTTTTGACAAAACTAGACAAATATATCAGCCAAGATTTAGTATTGACAATGGCCTAGATAGGCAGTTAAACATTGAAGCTTTCTTAAATATTAACCCTGAAGAAGCTTCGTATCTCAATACTGAATTCAGAAATCAGTACTTAGACTATATATTTGATAATGAACGTCATGATTTGCTTGGTAAGTTTGTAGTATTTTTTCGTCAGAATAAAAACCGCGAAGATGGTACCGAAAAACCAAAAGCTTTTTATTTAGGTACGAATAGGGAGCTAGAAGCCTAA
- a CDS encoding MFS transporter, giving the protein MSTPPNVQNDLPLQSQTDATSLFKLPSSRFTFWLVLCAMVLLGTNMRAPIVALGSIAPVVQGALNISETQIGWLGAVPMLTFALGALISPTIGKRFGIENTLIVMIVLLTLGMIVRAVIPTWIGFLSGTVMLTLAIGFANTLAAPVIKQHTPNNIPLVTGLFSLTMTVTAGIVAGVVLPLSEWVGWQWALGGWSFLGIFAIAIWIFLRLRLGSSSDQIIPIATQGFSDISMWRTGFAWQIGIFLGIQSLLYYTVASFLPSILVSKGMSAVSAGQMGSVFQFMAPLAILSLTWLINRGRPTQALAVFAAVLNVIGILGLSYTSTDLAWLWAGFMGAGCSAIFTLSIMLFSLRTYTTNQASELSGMAQFVGYIIAFFGPLGTGWLHEVTDSWDLPLLITLILMIVNVGIAWLVSRPLMVDGKKI; this is encoded by the coding sequence ATGTCTACCCCTCCTAATGTGCAAAATGATTTGCCTTTACAATCTCAAACGGATGCTACTTCACTGTTTAAGCTGCCCTCTTCGCGCTTTACGTTTTGGCTAGTATTGTGTGCCATGGTTTTATTGGGCACCAATATGCGCGCGCCTATCGTCGCGCTTGGCTCTATCGCGCCTGTGGTTCAAGGGGCGCTCAATATCTCAGAGACTCAGATCGGTTGGCTGGGTGCGGTACCGATGCTCACCTTCGCCTTGGGTGCTTTGATCTCACCCACCATTGGCAAGCGTTTTGGTATCGAAAATACCTTGATTGTGATGATTGTCCTACTGACCCTCGGTATGATTGTACGCGCAGTCATCCCAACATGGATTGGGTTTTTAAGTGGGACGGTGATGCTAACTTTAGCCATTGGTTTTGCAAATACCTTGGCTGCGCCTGTCATTAAACAGCACACACCGAATAACATTCCTTTAGTCACCGGTCTATTTAGTCTGACCATGACAGTGACCGCCGGTATTGTCGCCGGTGTCGTTCTTCCCCTATCTGAATGGGTTGGCTGGCAATGGGCACTAGGTGGCTGGTCATTTTTAGGTATTTTTGCTATCGCTATTTGGATATTCTTACGCCTGCGTTTAGGCTCGTCGAGCGATCAGATTATCCCTATCGCTACTCAAGGTTTCTCTGATATTTCTATGTGGCGTACCGGCTTTGCTTGGCAAATTGGCATATTCTTGGGTATTCAATCCTTACTCTATTATACCGTTGCGAGCTTTTTACCATCTATTTTAGTCAGTAAAGGCATGAGTGCGGTCAGTGCAGGACAGATGGGTTCGGTGTTTCAGTTTATGGCGCCACTGGCTATTTTGAGCTTAACATGGTTGATCAATCGTGGTCGCCCTACACAGGCTTTGGCAGTGTTTGCAGCAGTATTAAACGTCATTGGCATCCTAGGTCTAAGCTATACGTCTACCGATTTAGCATGGCTATGGGCAGGCTTTATGGGTGCAGGCTGCTCGGCAATTTTTACTTTAAGTATTATGCTGTTTTCTCTTCGCACTTATACGACCAATCAAGCCAGTGAGCTGTCTGGTATGGCACAATTCGTCGGTTATATCATTGCGTTTTTTGGTCCACTTGGGACTGGTTGGCTACATGAGGTGACTGACAGCTGGGATTTACCGCTGCTGATTACGCTTATTTTGATGATTGTAAACGTAGGGATAGCTTGGCTGGTCAGTCGTCCGCTGATGGTTGACGGCAAGAAGATTTAG
- a CDS encoding ABC transporter permease, with the protein MDNKNVEDISSTDNTDTTMARESDASGGIVRQLLTSTLGLQGLGAQALSRSWWQRWIYPVLFLLTLTLSLATYLTLDSIQQSVDTYINDNQRALVGGDLILNSKQDWPSEVLTQIDTLADTQTVFDYQFSAMVVTDEQTLLASIKAVSQSYPLYGDVELASGQPLWQQLTANHVVVAPEVLKSLDADIGDQITIGDAQFIISDVLTKEPDRPLSAFGFGGRILMPQQTLEATNLLGQRSRINYRIELAGNAELMAIQRDKLTQILTNYPDIELSDAESADTSVSRISDNVLMFLKLLVIAVLLLSAVAMYGVITAFVTKQQSSNAIRLALGEPLGSLKRSYYQLLIITAIIACIAAILVSFGLLKVGQPYLVAILPADVSLAINPISAIKTIIIALVLTLLIAQRGLSTLNTTKPATLLNQGASSAGQQLPWYQRLPLLWYGLMLAGLYVFFAYEVGGWLFGAQLLIGLIGFVSVFWLLARGWLWLLARIASNAKIGWMQRIAIHNLARKGNQSALFFVTLALSVAVLTLITTLNHSINAQFINAYPEDAPNLFLLDIQSDQHDEIDTIIGAPVSYYPVIRARVVTANNIPVQDIEPADGFDDPARVFNLSYADTVMDTEFITDAVADNQLYAPIDNQNEQNQDVAPLSILDTAASLLNVGMGDEVRFNIQGIEIVGQITSIRSRYEQGPSPYFYFLFEPAVLSAAPQIQFATAHVNADDIPDLQGKMVRQFPAVTTIDGTAIAQQVQELVVQMSRLVYVFTLLALLTGVMVLISSLLSTSQDRLQESASFRLLGMQKRDLYMLNILELGVLGISAATFAIIIASVGAWAALTQWFNLRFSVPWASLSIGSMALIVLLFAIAIIYVRLVIGRGIMARVRAMI; encoded by the coding sequence ATGGATAATAAGAATGTAGAAGACATCTCATCGACTGATAATACTGATACCACCATGGCTAGAGAGTCAGACGCTAGTGGCGGTATCGTACGCCAGCTATTGACGAGCACCTTGGGTTTACAAGGATTGGGCGCGCAAGCACTCAGCCGCAGCTGGTGGCAGCGCTGGATATATCCAGTATTATTCTTATTAACCTTAACCTTGTCACTTGCCACTTACCTCACGCTTGATTCTATCCAGCAGTCAGTTGACACCTATATCAATGACAATCAGCGTGCTTTGGTCGGTGGCGATTTAATCTTAAACAGTAAGCAAGATTGGCCAAGCGAAGTATTAACGCAGATTGATACCCTTGCTGATACACAAACGGTTTTTGACTATCAGTTTAGCGCGATGGTCGTCACTGATGAGCAGACCTTACTTGCCAGCATCAAGGCGGTTTCCCAATCCTACCCATTATATGGTGATGTCGAGCTGGCATCAGGACAGCCCTTATGGCAACAGCTCACAGCAAATCATGTGGTCGTCGCTCCAGAAGTGCTTAAAAGCTTAGATGCTGATATTGGTGACCAAATTACCATAGGTGATGCGCAATTTATCATTAGTGATGTGCTGACAAAAGAGCCTGATCGTCCGCTGAGCGCCTTTGGCTTTGGTGGGCGTATTTTGATGCCACAGCAGACGTTAGAGGCGACCAATCTATTGGGACAGCGTAGCCGTATTAATTACCGTATTGAGCTGGCAGGTAATGCAGAATTGATGGCAATCCAGCGCGATAAGCTGACGCAAATATTGACCAATTATCCTGATATCGAGCTCTCTGATGCGGAATCTGCGGATACCTCGGTTTCGCGTATCTCTGACAATGTACTGATGTTTTTAAAGCTTTTGGTCATTGCTGTACTGTTATTATCCGCAGTGGCTATGTATGGCGTCATCACGGCATTTGTGACCAAGCAGCAGTCTAGCAATGCGATACGTTTGGCACTGGGTGAGCCACTTGGTTCCCTCAAACGCAGCTACTATCAGCTGCTAATTATTACCGCCATTATTGCTTGTATCGCAGCGATTTTAGTCAGCTTTGGCTTACTCAAAGTCGGTCAGCCTTATCTTGTGGCTATCTTACCAGCTGACGTCAGCTTGGCTATTAACCCTATCAGTGCCATTAAAACCATCATCATAGCCTTGGTGCTGACGCTACTCATCGCCCAACGCGGCTTGAGCACATTGAACACCACCAAACCTGCTACCTTGCTCAATCAAGGTGCAAGCTCAGCTGGGCAACAGCTACCTTGGTATCAGCGTTTACCGTTACTTTGGTATGGGTTAATGCTGGCTGGTCTATATGTCTTTTTTGCTTATGAAGTAGGCGGGTGGTTATTTGGCGCGCAATTATTAATCGGTTTAATTGGCTTTGTGAGCGTATTTTGGCTATTGGCACGCGGCTGGCTGTGGTTACTGGCACGTATCGCAAGTAACGCTAAAATTGGCTGGATGCAGCGTATTGCGATTCATAACCTTGCACGTAAAGGCAACCAATCGGCATTATTTTTTGTCACCTTAGCACTATCGGTGGCAGTACTCACCCTCATCACAACGCTCAATCACAGTATCAACGCCCAGTTTATTAACGCTTATCCTGAAGATGCGCCCAATTTATTTTTGTTAGACATTCAGAGCGATCAGCATGATGAGATTGATACTATTATTGGCGCACCAGTGAGCTATTACCCAGTCATCCGTGCTCGAGTAGTGACTGCTAATAATATACCGGTACAGGATATCGAGCCTGCTGATGGCTTTGATGATCCCGCACGTGTCTTTAATCTAAGCTATGCAGATACGGTAATGGACACTGAATTTATTACGGATGCTGTAGCAGACAATCAGCTGTATGCGCCTATTGATAATCAAAATGAGCAAAACCAAGACGTCGCACCCTTGTCTATTTTGGACACGGCCGCCAGCTTACTGAATGTCGGCATGGGTGATGAAGTGCGTTTTAACATTCAAGGGATCGAAATCGTCGGGCAGATTACCAGTATCCGCTCGCGTTATGAGCAAGGTCCCAGTCCTTATTTCTACTTTTTATTTGAGCCAGCCGTTCTCTCTGCTGCCCCGCAGATTCAATTTGCCACCGCGCATGTAAACGCTGATGATATTCCAGACCTGCAAGGAAAAATGGTACGACAATTCCCTGCAGTGACGACGATAGACGGAACAGCAATCGCTCAGCAGGTCCAAGAGTTGGTGGTGCAAATGAGCCGTTTGGTATACGTCTTTACGCTACTGGCCTTACTGACTGGTGTTATGGTACTGATTAGCTCGTTGTTATCCACCTCACAAGACCGCTTGCAAGAAAGCGCCTCTTTTAGGCTGCTAGGGATGCAAAAACGCGACTTGTATATGCTAAATATTTTAGAGCTTGGGGTATTGGGAATTAGTGCGGCGACCTTTGCGATCATTATCGCCAGCGTTGGCGCATGGGCTGCCCTCACTCAGTGGTTTAATCTACGCTTTAGTGTGCCGTGGGCAAGCCTGAGTATCGGTAGTATGGCGTTAATCGTTTTATTATTTGCCATTGCCATTATTTATGTGAGATTGGTGATTGGGCGCGGCATTATGGCAAGGGTAAGGGCGATGATTTAG
- a CDS encoding arylesterase encodes MINRLSRLPQRLLTVAALTVAIAISGCQKTPDADDTKTDTGTQDSTQTINQTSDTQLSQTTPKTNSAEQQAPLTILALGDSLTEGLGVDNDANYPAQLQTRLQELGYKDIKVINSGLSGETSTGLVNRLDWVLQTKPDITILTIGANDAIRGIDVATVEANIRTAVKRLQDNDSVVILGGMQIYDNLGSDYVKSFAAIYPRVAKDMNVTLIPFFLDGVGGDPKLNQADAIHPTKEGYTFIVNDNILPILQPELKKINPSNVTNTPTETAQ; translated from the coding sequence ATGATAAACAGACTTTCTCGCTTACCGCAGCGCTTGCTCACGGTCGCTGCATTGACTGTCGCAATCGCAATCAGCGGTTGTCAAAAAACGCCTGATGCCGATGATACTAAGACAGATACTGGCACTCAAGACAGCACTCAAACCATCAATCAAACCTCTGATACTCAACTATCTCAAACCACACCTAAGACGAACTCTGCTGAACAACAAGCACCTTTAACCATATTGGCATTAGGTGACTCGTTGACAGAAGGGCTTGGGGTGGATAATGATGCCAATTACCCTGCTCAGCTACAAACACGTTTGCAGGAACTTGGTTATAAAGACATCAAAGTCATCAATTCAGGATTAAGCGGCGAGACCAGCACAGGTTTGGTCAATCGATTAGATTGGGTATTACAGACCAAACCTGATATCACTATTTTGACCATTGGTGCCAATGATGCTATTCGTGGTATCGATGTCGCGACGGTTGAAGCCAATATTCGTACTGCCGTAAAGCGCTTACAGGACAATGATAGCGTGGTCATCTTAGGCGGTATGCAGATCTATGACAACCTTGGCTCTGATTACGTAAAATCCTTTGCGGCAATATATCCAAGAGTGGCGAAAGACATGAACGTGACGCTCATTCCGTTCTTTTTAGACGGTGTAGGCGGCGATCCTAAGCTCAATCAAGCGGATGCCATTCATCCAACCAAAGAAGGTTATACGTTTATCGTTAATGACAATATCTTGCCGATATTGCAGCCTGAGCTTAAAAAAATAAATCCATCGAATGTGACCAACACGCCTACTGAGACTGCACAATGA
- a CDS encoding ABC transporter ATP-binding protein, with protein MTSALPTSKAVLLTATKLNKTVHVGDQSLSIIKDVDIHVNAGEFVVIMGKSGSGKSTLLGLLAALDYPDSGDVELAGQTLSRLNEDALAVIRQRDMGFVFQSFHLLPTLTVAENIAFPLDIARRPDAARVDELIEAVDLGHRRHSLPNQLSGGEQQRTAVARALVSRPKIVFADEPTGNLDEQNANQVMQLLLDLRQKTGSALVVVTHDSALADMADRVITMHDGRIVS; from the coding sequence ATGACATCAGCATTACCTACCTCAAAAGCAGTGCTGCTCACTGCCACTAAGTTAAATAAGACCGTACACGTTGGCGACCAGTCCTTATCTATTATTAAAGACGTCGATATTCATGTCAATGCTGGCGAGTTTGTGGTGATCATGGGTAAATCTGGTTCTGGAAAATCCACTTTGCTGGGTTTATTAGCGGCGTTAGATTATCCGGATAGCGGCGACGTTGAGCTCGCAGGTCAAACCTTAAGCCGATTAAATGAAGATGCTTTAGCGGTTATTCGGCAGCGCGATATGGGTTTTGTGTTTCAGTCCTTTCATCTGCTACCAACGCTAACCGTTGCTGAAAATATCGCTTTTCCGTTGGATATCGCCCGTCGCCCAGATGCGGCGCGCGTTGATGAATTGATTGAGGCAGTTGATTTGGGTCATAGGCGTCATAGCTTGCCAAACCAGTTATCAGGTGGCGAGCAACAGCGTACGGCGGTTGCTCGCGCATTGGTATCACGCCCAAAGATTGTCTTTGCTGATGAGCCTACCGGTAATTTAGATGAACAAAACGCCAATCAAGTCATGCAGCTATTACTGGATTTGCGTCAGAAAACCGGCTCGGCGCTGGTGGTGGTCACCCATGATTCAGCACTTGCTGATATGGCAGATCGCGTTATTACCATGCATGACGGACGGATTGTATCGTAA
- a CDS encoding FAD:protein FMN transferase, producing the protein MKNPSMQKSAPRSFSVKSMNTALLPVITISAALGMSACQQKTDYNNLSGETMGTSYHISYQLPKSADKAAIQAAIDKRLQDINDSMSTYQADSIISEFNQLGKDAPITIDADFSHVLAISRQVYQQSGGAFDPTVMPLVDTWGFGSTMTVERLQGPPTALEIAQAKALVDFDSVIQKDKTLYKTKDGIGLDFSAVAKGYGVDVIADVLKNNYQIRNYMVEIGGEVATSGVSAQQQPWQIAIDAPIEGSTVRERQTIAVIRQPINISNTMHLATSGNYRNSVVFAGKHYSHTIDPTTGEPIVGGAPSVTVAADTVALADAWATALTAMPYKKALSVAKEQNIAALFVVLAEGVSVEAAADSIDDWQVVQTPAMKALRADKKSS; encoded by the coding sequence ATGAAAAACCCAAGCATGCAAAAATCAGCACCACGCTCATTTTCTGTTAAATCGATGAATACTGCCCTACTACCTGTTATCACTATAAGCGCTGCACTGGGTATGAGCGCTTGCCAGCAAAAGACCGATTACAATAATCTGAGCGGTGAGACCATGGGTACCAGCTATCATATTAGTTATCAGTTGCCTAAAAGTGCTGATAAAGCAGCCATACAAGCAGCAATCGATAAGCGCCTGCAAGATATCAACGACAGCATGTCCACTTATCAGGCCGACTCTATCATCTCTGAATTTAATCAATTAGGCAAAGATGCGCCTATTACCATCGATGCAGATTTTAGTCATGTGTTAGCAATTTCAAGACAAGTTTATCAGCAATCAGGTGGCGCCTTTGATCCTACGGTGATGCCACTTGTTGATACTTGGGGCTTTGGTAGCACGATGACCGTTGAGCGTTTGCAAGGCCCACCTACGGCATTGGAGATTGCGCAAGCCAAAGCCTTAGTTGACTTTGACAGTGTCATACAAAAAGATAAAACCCTTTATAAGACTAAAGATGGCATCGGGCTTGATTTTTCAGCAGTGGCTAAAGGCTACGGTGTCGATGTCATCGCTGATGTGCTAAAAAACAATTATCAAATTCGCAATTATATGGTTGAGATTGGCGGTGAGGTGGCAACTTCTGGCGTCAGTGCCCAACAACAACCGTGGCAGATTGCTATTGATGCACCGATTGAGGGTAGTACGGTCAGAGAGCGTCAAACCATAGCGGTGATTCGTCAACCTATAAATATCAGCAATACTATGCATCTAGCGACCTCTGGCAACTATCGTAATTCAGTCGTGTTTGCTGGTAAGCACTACAGTCATACCATTGATCCTACAACAGGTGAGCCGATCGTAGGTGGCGCGCCATCGGTGACAGTCGCCGCAGACACCGTCGCGCTGGCTGATGCGTGGGCAACCGCCTTGACCGCGATGCCCTATAAAAAAGCATTGAGCGTCGCCAAAGAGCAAAACATAGCGGCATTATTTGTCGTATTGGCAGAGGGTGTGAGCGTAGAAGCAGCCGCGGACAGCATTGATGATTGGCAAGTGGTGCAAACACCTGCTATGAAAGCCTTGCGTGCTGATAAAAAGTCTAGCTAA
- a CDS encoding valine--pyruvate transaminase encodes MKFSKFGQKFTQPTGISQLMDDLGDALKSDQPVNMLGGGNPAKIDAVNELFLETYKALGNDNDTGKANSSAIISMANYSNPQGDSAFIDALVGFFNRHYDWNLTSENIALTNGSQNAFFYLFNLFGGAFVNEHSQDKESKSVDKSILLPLTPEYIGYSDVHVEGQHFAAVLPHIDEVTHDGEEGFFKYRVDFEALENLPALKEGRIGAICCSRPTNPTGNVLTDEEMAHLAEIAKRYDIPLIIDNAYGMPFPNIIYSDAHLNWDNNTILCFSLSKIGLPGMRTGIIVADAKVIEAVSAMNAVVNLAPTRFGAAIATPLVANDRIKQLSDNEIKPFYQKQATLAVKLLKQALGDYPLMIHKPEGAIFLWLWFKDLPISTLDLYERLKAKGTLIVPSEYFFPGVDVSDYQHAHECIRMSIAADEQTLIDGIKVIGEVVRELYDNK; translated from the coding sequence ATGAAATTCTCAAAGTTCGGTCAAAAATTTACCCAGCCCACTGGCATCTCACAATTGATGGATGATCTTGGCGATGCACTAAAAAGTGATCAGCCTGTTAACATGCTGGGCGGTGGTAACCCTGCCAAAATTGATGCCGTCAATGAGTTGTTTTTGGAAACTTACAAGGCGCTTGGCAATGATAACGATACGGGCAAAGCCAATAGTAGCGCTATTATTAGCATGGCGAATTACTCCAATCCACAAGGTGACTCTGCCTTTATCGATGCCTTAGTTGGCTTCTTTAACCGTCATTATGATTGGAATCTAACCTCAGAAAATATCGCCCTGACCAATGGCTCACAGAATGCGTTTTTCTATCTGTTTAATTTATTTGGCGGTGCTTTTGTTAATGAGCACAGTCAAGACAAAGAAAGTAAATCTGTCGATAAGTCAATTCTACTGCCATTGACCCCTGAGTATATCGGCTATAGTGACGTGCATGTGGAAGGTCAGCATTTTGCCGCTGTACTGCCGCATATCGATGAAGTAACGCATGATGGCGAGGAAGGTTTCTTTAAATATCGTGTCGATTTTGAAGCGTTAGAAAACTTGCCAGCGTTAAAGGAAGGTCGTATTGGTGCGATTTGCTGCTCACGCCCGACCAATCCTACTGGCAACGTGCTGACGGATGAAGAAATGGCGCATTTGGCCGAGATTGCCAAACGCTATGACATACCGCTGATTATCGATAATGCCTACGGTATGCCCTTCCCTAATATTATTTATTCAGACGCGCATCTGAATTGGGATAACAATACGATTCTGTGCTTTAGTCTGTCTAAAATTGGCCTACCCGGTATGCGTACTGGTATTATCGTTGCCGATGCTAAAGTGATCGAAGCGGTCAGCGCGATGAATGCCGTGGTGAATCTAGCGCCGACACGCTTTGGCGCAGCGATTGCCACGCCATTGGTCGCAAACGATCGTATCAAGCAGTTATCTGATAATGAGATTAAGCCTTTTTATCAAAAGCAAGCGACCCTCGCTGTGAAGCTTTTGAAACAAGCATTGGGCGATTATCCGCTGATGATTCATAAGCCTGAGGGTGCGATTTTCTTATGGCTGTGGTTTAAAGATTTACCGATTAGTACACTCGATCTATATGAGCGTCTCAAAGCAAAAGGCACGCTTATTGTGCCAAGCGAGTACTTCTTCCCCGGTGTTGACGTGAGCGACTATCAGCACGCCCATGAATGTATTCGTATGAGTATCGCTGCTGATGAACAAACGCTGATTGACGGTATCAAGGTGATTGGAGAAGTGGTACGCGAGCTTTACGATAATAAGTAA